One window of Sphingomonas sp. KC8 genomic DNA carries:
- a CDS encoding TetR/AcrR family transcriptional regulator, with amino-acid sequence MARRSDHSREELQRLIVLEGHKHMAEVGFARFSAREVAKRIGYSVGTIYNVFGNYDRLILAINTRTFALWAAFLRDRLDDIAGDRIRALVEGYFNYAASNANLWMAIYDHRLPPDEPMPVADGEQRAELTEIVVSEIARVLPATCRDQAPRLARSLIATVHGHCAFALNGSFALMGEQEPVAIALDRVREALGITNPGPTSLQQDPTSS; translated from the coding sequence ATGGCACGCCGATCCGATCACAGCCGGGAGGAGCTTCAGCGGCTCATTGTCCTGGAAGGCCACAAGCACATGGCGGAAGTGGGCTTTGCGCGCTTCTCCGCGCGCGAGGTCGCCAAGCGGATCGGCTATTCGGTGGGCACGATCTACAATGTGTTTGGCAATTATGATCGGCTGATCCTGGCGATCAACACGCGGACGTTCGCCCTGTGGGCCGCGTTCCTGCGGGATCGCTTGGACGATATTGCCGGGGATCGCATTCGCGCACTTGTAGAAGGCTATTTCAATTATGCCGCGTCGAACGCCAACCTCTGGATGGCGATCTACGATCATCGGCTACCGCCCGACGAGCCGATGCCGGTCGCCGATGGTGAACAGCGCGCCGAGCTTACTGAGATCGTCGTCAGCGAAATCGCCAGGGTGCTGCCCGCAACCTGCCGGGACCAGGCTCCCCGTCTCGCCCGCTCGCTGATTGCGACAGTCCACGGCCATTGCGCGTTCGCCCTCAATGGCAGCTTCGCACTCATGGGCGAACAGGAACCCGTGGCGATCGCCCTCGATCGGGTGCGCGAGGCGCTCGGGATAACAAATCCGGGGCCCACATCTCTGCAACAGGACCCAACGAGCAGTTGA
- a CDS encoding MFS transporter produces MSAPELSLLGKRRFAPLFVVQFLGAFNDNLLKFALLFLANFGLYAAQPDKAEMLATIATGLFILPYFLFSALAGQIADSWDKAKLVRLVKAAEIGIMVLALGGFWMESVPALLLALFLMGLHSTIFGPVKYSILPQHLGANEIMGGTGLIEAGTFLAICPASAPMAQIRG; encoded by the coding sequence ATGTCTGCACCGGAACTGTCACTGCTCGGCAAGCGCCGATTCGCGCCACTGTTCGTCGTTCAGTTCCTGGGGGCTTTCAACGACAATCTTCTGAAGTTCGCGCTGCTCTTTCTGGCCAACTTCGGCCTTTATGCCGCACAGCCCGACAAGGCCGAGATGTTGGCGACAATCGCAACCGGCCTGTTCATCCTTCCTTATTTTCTCTTCTCCGCGCTTGCCGGCCAAATCGCCGACTCCTGGGACAAAGCGAAATTGGTGCGGCTGGTGAAGGCGGCGGAGATCGGCATCATGGTCTTGGCGCTCGGTGGCTTCTGGATGGAGTCGGTCCCAGCGCTGCTGTTGGCGCTGTTTCTGATGGGGCTGCATTCCACGATCTTCGGCCCGGTCAAATATTCGATCCTGCCCCAGCATCTTGGCGCCAACGAGATCATGGGCGGCACCGGCCTGATCGAGGCCGGCACCTTCCTTGCCATTTGTCCGGCGTCAGCACCCATGGCACAGATTAGGGGTTGA